Proteins from a genomic interval of Pecten maximus chromosome 13, xPecMax1.1, whole genome shotgun sequence:
- the LOC117340407 gene encoding uncharacterized protein LOC117340407, whose protein sequence is MAIVPTTRASDQLNDDEQIIDITEDSMTKPPVEKKEMNRWISLCLTDVAPIKIPKKDEVFYLAETEVENLKKDSHVKRFLTFSFENEIFAYAEQAFKYVRSRLVEKTEEQDKLEMVNLEIRSLLVRKLPEHDTSAFCTPDDQIDRNRFLFHSTRNIKEKLDNKSLQGCGVRGFCNTVDGILVFVVQPEECTDRTDITSRIGECLGEEKAEVVWVESIKTSHLAVNGDRLTNRRSQNWGTLGCYGRKNDDTLVAITAGHCSSTGDILQIKKDNSLVDFGACTESYDLNDNDIAIIKAPNLGGKPI, encoded by the exons ATGGCAATAGTGCCAACAACCAGAGCTTCTGATCAACTCAACGATGATGAGCAGATAATAGATATCACGGAAG ATAGCATGACAAAGCCGCCAGTAGAGAAGAAGGAAATGAACAGATGGATTAGCCTATGTCTGACAGATGTCGCACCTATCAAG ATTCCAAAGAAAGACGAAGTCTTTTATCTTGCAGAGACAGAAGTTGAAAACTTGAAGAAGGATTCTCATGTTAAACGATTCCTGACATTTTCCTtcgaaaatgaaatatttgctTACGCTGAACAAGCCTTCAAATATGTCAGATCCCGCCTGGTAGAGAAAACGGAAGAACAAGACAAGTTGGAGATGGTCAACCTAGAGATACGTTCTCTTCTTGTGCGAAAGCTACCGGAACACGATACATCTGCTTTCTGTACACCCGAcgatca aattGACAGGAACAGGTTTCTGTTTCATTCTACTCGGAATATTAAAGAGAAGCTAGACAATAAAAG TCTGCAGGGTTGTGGTGTCCGGGGATTTTGCAACACAGTTGATGGGATCCTGGTGTTTGTAGTCCAGCCTGAAGAATGTACTGACAGGACAGATATTACCAGTCGTATTGGAGAGTGTTTGGGGGAAGAAAAAGCGGAAGTAGTGTGGGTCGAATCCATTAAGACATCACACTTAGCCGTAAATGGTGATAGACTTACCAACAGGAGATCACAAAACTGGGGAACCCTGGGCTGTTACGGTAGAAAGAATGACGATACATTGGTAGCCATCACCGCAGGACATTGCTCATCAACAGGAGATATACTACAGATAAAAAAAGACAACAGCTTGGTAGATTTTGGTGCCTGCACAGAAAGCTACGATCTAAATGATAACGACATCGCAATCATAAAG GCCCCAAATTTAGGTGGAAAACCCATTTGA